The following are from one region of the Trichoderma breve strain T069 chromosome 5, whole genome shotgun sequence genome:
- a CDS encoding transmembrane amino acid transporter protein domain-containing protein has translation MGSEKEDYSSGPEDASTGPNIFLPSAIRPQHRPLHDSSVTLEEYMYYAEKTRAEEDAVAATKPPTTFMELIFPSKGTARRIEGFKPNEKEAKENPPAHTDAAASGNKLLITDLEWTNASRALRSASAAACFYLITTDILGPFGVGFSIGTMGWGEGIGLFTLFGICAGFSGYLLWKVFLDVDSYEFPAKNYGDLGFRIWGPWLRYTINFLQALQLMISVGILVISNGLSISQVSKFRLCYIVCCLIWAVVGFFLGQIRTLNKLGFLANFAVVLNLMIMFISMGVMAHSEPNYGAAQAGSAGAALGGASVTPFANGTYPPIERHGGIPPSTNGFTGSINGLMNGVYAYGGAQLFVEFMAELQRPRDFLKAMWGAQFFIYACYMSYGSFVYFYQGQYANQLAYQGLSPYAWQTVCNMLAVLSGIIAATLYGNIGIKVIYNNVFMEVFRAPPITSTGGKILWAVTVPIYWTIAFIIAASIPDFFGLTSVIAAICLVQFTYTFPAFIGLGLFVQKNAMQGEEAFNPVTGTVYRRDSGIKRWIRGFFAKFWYLNAMLLVYTLGSMALSGLGAYAAIKGLMDAFSSPQINAFTCTSPLQG, from the exons ATGGGCTCTGAGAAAGAGGATTACTCCTCTGGACCTGAGGATGCCTCTACCGGCCCCAATATCTTCCTCCCATCCGCCATCAGGCCTCAGCATCGCCCTCTCCATGATTCCAGCGTCACCCTCgaagaatacatgtactatgCTGAGAAGACAAgagcagaggaagatgctgTCGCAGCCACAAAGCCACCCACAACCTTTATGGAGCTGATATTCCCATCAAAAGGAACCGCAAGAAGGATAGAGGGATTCAAGCCcaacgagaaagaagcaaaagagaacCCGCCCGCTCACACTGATGCGGCGGCTTCCGGTAACAAATTGCTTATCACGGATCTGGAATGGACAAACGCGAGCCGGGCTCTGCGTTCCGCCAGTGCCGCTGCTTGCTTTTACCTGATCACGACTGACATCCTGGGTCCTTTTGGAGTTGGTTTCTCTATCGGTACTATGGGTTGGGGAGAGGGCATTGGACTGTTCACCCTGTTCGGAATCTGCGCTGGATT TTCCGGCTACCTCCTTTGGAAAGTCTTCTTGGATGTTGACTCATACGAGTTCCCTGCCAAGAACTACGGCGATCTTGGATTCCGCATCTGGGGCCCTTGGCTTCGCTATACCATCAACTTCCTTCAAGCTCTGCAACTCATGATCAGCGTTGGTATCCTGGTCATCAGCAACGGTCTTTCAATCTCGCAGGTATCCAAATTCCGCCTTTGCTATATCGTTTGCTGCCTGATTTGGGCGGTTGTGGGCTTCTTCCTGGGACAAATCCGGACCCTTAACAAGCTGGGCTTTTTGGCGAACTTTGCTGTGGTTCTCAACTTGATGATCATGTTCATCAGTATGGGTGTGATGGCCCATAGCGAGCCCAACTACGGTGCTGCTCAGGCTGGTTCCGCTGGAGCTGCCTTGGGTGGCGCATCGGTTACGCCCTTTGCCAACGGAACTTATCCTCCTATCGAGAGACATGGTGGCATTCCCCCTTCCACCAACGGCTTCACCGGCTCTATCAATGGTCTCATGAACGGTGTTTATGCGTACGGAGGTGCGCAGCTTTTCGTCGAGTTCATGGCCGAGCTTCAGCGACCTCGCGATTTCCTCAAGGCCATGTGGGGTGCTCAGTTCTTCATCTACGCCTGCTACATGTCCTACGGATCGTTTGTCTACTTTTACCAGGGACAATATGCCAATCAG CTTGCTTACCAGGGCCTGTCACCTTATGCCTGGCAAACTGTTTGCAATATGCTTGCTGTCCTCAGTGGAATTATTGCTGCAACTCTCTACGGCAATATTGGAATCAAGGTCATCTACAACAACGTGTTCATGGAGGTGTTTCGAGCTCCACCGATCACCTCGACCGGTGGCAAGATCCTCTGGGCTGTCACCGTCCCGATTTACTGGaccatcgccttcatcatcgctgCTTCTATCCCCGACTTCTTCGGCCTGACTAGCGTTATCGCTGCAATTTGCCTGGTGCAATTCACGTACACGTTCCCTGCGTTCATCGGCCTTGGACTGTTTGTTCAGAAGAACGCGATGCAAGGAGAGGAGGCGTTCAACCCGGTAACTGGCACTGTTTACCGCCGGGACTCTGGCATCAAGCGATGGATCCGTGGTTTCTTTGCCAAGTTTTGGTATCTTAATGCTATGCTGCTTGTCTACACACTTGGCTCTATGGCGCTGAGTGGGCTTGGAGCATATGCAGCGATCAAGGGTTTGATGGACGCCTTCTCGTCGCCACAGATCAACGCATTTACATGCACATCTCCCCTGCAGGGTtaa